The following proteins come from a genomic window of Verrucomicrobiota bacterium:
- a CDS encoding DUF4126 domain-containing protein: MNVETILSVFIGIGLSAACGFRIFIPLLILSGASLFGGFELFESVAWLGSWPVFVCLCVATLSEILAYYIPWLDNLLDSVASPMAVLAGVLVSYSVLSNVPPWAHWALAIIAGGGTAGLIQLGSVQTRLLSTATTGGIANPLISTLESIGAVVMSFVAIFLPVIAMILFFLLLVGVYYSFKLTKSIVGKILKTNQASG; the protein is encoded by the coding sequence ATGAATGTGGAAACAATTTTAAGCGTCTTTATCGGGATCGGTCTGAGTGCCGCATGTGGCTTCAGGATTTTTATTCCCCTTCTGATCTTGAGCGGGGCATCCCTTTTTGGTGGGTTTGAGCTTTTTGAAAGTGTCGCGTGGCTCGGGTCGTGGCCGGTTTTTGTCTGCCTGTGTGTGGCGACTCTCTCCGAGATATTGGCTTATTACATTCCATGGCTGGATAATTTGCTTGATTCGGTGGCATCCCCGATGGCCGTGCTCGCTGGTGTATTAGTGAGTTATTCTGTCTTGAGTAATGTACCCCCTTGGGCGCATTGGGCATTGGCCATCATTGCCGGTGGGGGGACGGCGGGGCTGATCCAGCTCGGCAGTGTCCAGACTCGCTTACTCTCGACGGCGACGACTGGGGGGATAGCAAATCCGCTTATCTCTACATTGGAGTCCATCGGGGCAGTCGTGATGTCTTTTGTGGCGATCTTCCTCCCGGTTATCGCCATGATCCTTTTCTTTCTGCTCCTAGTGGGGGTCTATTATTCCTTCAAACTCACAAAAAGCATCGTCGGCAAGATATTAAAGACAAACCAAGCATCTGGTTAA
- a CDS encoding deoxyhypusine synthase family protein produces TGANLEEDVFNLVAHDHYERVPNYRDLTPADEQSLLERHMNRVTDTCIPEMEAMRRIESVVLEEWVAADQKGERYFPHEFMYKILKSGKLEKHYQIDPKNSWLMAAMEKNIPMIVPGWEDATLGNMYAGHCISGDIKKVHTVRTGIEYMMELAEWYTHTSAANSIGFFQIGGGIAGDFPICVVPMLHQDLQRDEVPLWGYFCQISDSTTSYGSYSGAVPNEKITWGKLGIDTPKYIVESDASIVAPLIFAKILGW; encoded by the coding sequence GCACCGGTGCTAATCTCGAGGAGGATGTCTTTAACCTCGTCGCCCATGACCACTACGAACGGGTCCCTAATTACCGTGACCTGACCCCTGCCGACGAGCAGTCTTTACTCGAACGGCATATGAACCGCGTCACAGACACATGCATTCCTGAAATGGAAGCCATGCGCCGCATTGAATCAGTCGTCTTAGAGGAATGGGTCGCAGCAGACCAAAAGGGAGAACGATATTTCCCCCATGAATTCATGTACAAGATTCTCAAGAGCGGCAAGCTCGAGAAACATTATCAAATCGACCCTAAGAATAGCTGGCTCATGGCGGCCATGGAGAAAAATATCCCCATGATAGTCCCCGGCTGGGAGGATGCCACTCTCGGTAATATGTATGCGGGCCATTGCATCTCCGGTGACATCAAAAAAGTCCACACCGTCCGCACCGGGATCGAATATATGATGGAGCTTGCCGAATGGTACACTCACACTAGTGCGGCAAACTCGATTGGATTCTTCCAAATCGGTGGGGGCATTGCCGGCGACTTCCCGATTTGTGTGGTTCCCATGCTCCATCAAGATCTGCAACGTGATGAAGTTCCTCTCTGGGGTTATTTCTGCCAAATCAGCGATTCCACCACCAGTTACGGTTCATACTCCGGGGCTGTACCGAATGAAAAAATCACTTGGGGCAAGCTGGGTATTGATACGCCAAAATATATTGTGGAGTCGGATGCGTCGATTGTTGCGCCTTTGATTTTTGCGAAGATTTTAGGCTGGTAA